In one Colletotrichum destructivum chromosome 2, complete sequence genomic region, the following are encoded:
- a CDS encoding Putative frequency clock protein gives MSDAQHISHGTQPPTSPKGHPLPRRSSPEQSITLRNHRLAQEASTRAASMRAAPEISSGSSPSRRQSSGESHNTGPSDPKKWFDQNNENPTASYSHGMDVDTPFFQKMSESSNEDNPQQTSYPTHLVPPMPGNFKPSATHSSSADDYRSVIDDLTIEIKRLKDELKRYKQKGPEMMKRDKLFEIKVHGLPKRKKRELESTLRDFASGLESKSPSAETSSARQKSRHMARLESGSGSASKHASSSSGSHSRPVDSAYASMSIGANSSGTSLARPSISSRAKSSDQKVENYLKDIPEGLYPRHMVLTEKDKKKLIVRRLEQIFTGRIGGRNLTQNQPKSSANIASYAPIMVEPATGHTTTNHGPSNVPMGFHEPSREARILTSEETKELAKDYGSTSHSNEDQPDSGGNSLVNETSPLDPTVPDQRPTRPLDLDPDRKQNPSANMDYIRHLGLAPPHLTGLATYEDVSPDADGWVYLNLLCNMAQLHMLNVAPDYIRSAVSERSTKFQLSPDGRKIRWRGGTEGTKFSSDSSGDTSQTSPSEGSDPDAETGHTNKRKRRHASKSGLSSAGQNPSDHLGLGLKVSSADSFHYQPLFVHHSSSGEQTSQDDTSSSFGAGDDSNRGESRWGNSGSGSARRKRRRLDGAIIYYSGAPFCMDLSGDPGDTSPSYLNSTGQDEQTSSADSSRPAPCRTESGSALPYRPLTDGENAPSVAVATEAGSVDNAMDIEADFPWSNVSQDVAGTKLDACGLGGVIPDDHFMVVATTKRPKTDMLPPVSSKVDPKNVTRIVNRITSPLGSSSQAELRNTESKRRSPISIEYTSRAIRKLNPTPLPPPGMYFSFDSDTSETSDEYDSEFDALPRAPGGSRPYPTTFESQYPDNVEMSSDDEEDVEPDDGDEPLGRLSEESSDEVTIPILPHEIRRASSSSAVAAAGTVRGRSKSLSAELPAASGSSVATAGGAESGYSSGCEESG, from the exons ATGTCCGACGCCCAGCACATATCGCATGGTACGcagccgccgacgtcgccgaaAGGCCACCCGTTACCGCGTCGGTCGTCTCCCGAGCAATCGATAACCCTACGCAACCATCGTTTAGCTCAAGAGGCGAGCACAAGGGCCGCATCTATGCGTGCTGCCCCAGAAATTAGTTCGGGGTCGTCACCATCGCGCAGGCAGTCGTCCGGTGAGAGCCACAACACTGGACCCAGTGACCCCAAGAAATGGTTCGATCAGAACAACGAGAACCCTACTGCCTCGTATTCTCACGGAATGGATG TTGACACCCCCTTCTTTCAAAAAATGAGCGAGTCTTCAAACGAAGATAACCCGCAACAGACTAGTTACCCTACACACCTGGTGCCTCCCATGCCCGGCAACTTCAAGCCGAGTGCAACGCACAGCAGCAGTGCCGATGATTATCGGAGTGTCATCGATGATCTGACCATCGAGATTAAGAGGCTCAAGGATGAACTGAAGCGATACAAGCAAAAGGGACCCGAGATGATGAAGCGAGACAAGTTATTTGAGATCAAGGTCCATGGTCTCCCGAAACGAAAAAAGAGAGAGTTGGAGAGCACCCTTCGCGACTTTGCGTCCGGATTGGAGAGTAAATCTCCTAGTGCTGAAACTTCGTCTGCGAGGCAGAAGTCTCGGCACATGGCCCGATTAGAATCCGGGTCCGGATCCGCTTCCAAGCAtgcatcctcatcatcagGGTCTCACTCGAGGCCTGTCGATTCTGCTTACGCATCCATGTCGATTGGCGCCAACTCTTCAGGAACTTCTCTTGCACGGCCGTCGATCAGTTCAAGAGCCAAATCATCGGATCAGAAAGTGGAGAACTATCTCAAAGATATTCCTGAGGGTCTGTATCCACGCCACATGGTTCTGACggaaaaagacaagaaaaagcTGATCGTTCGTCGGCTGGAACAAATTTTCACGGGTAGAATTGGCGGTCGGAACTTGACTCAGAACCAGCCCAAATCTTCTGCGAACATTGCTTCCTATGCCCCTATCATGGTGGAGCCAGCTACCGGACATACAACCACGAACCACGGACCATCCAACGTGCCAATGGGCTTTCACGAGCCCTCCCGGGAAGCACGTATCCTGACATCCGAAGAAACCAAGGAATTGGCAAAAGACTATGGTTCCACGTCTCACTCGAACGAAGACCAACCCGACTCTGGAGGCAATTCGTTGGTCAACGAGACATCACCTCTGGACCCGACAGTCCCCGACCAACGCCCCACTCGACCTCTCGATCTTGATCCGGACCGGAAACAAAATCCATCCGCGAACATGGACTACAtccgtcatctcggcctggCCCCGCCCCATTTGACGGGTCTCGCGACATATGAGGATGTATCTCCGGACGCTGATGGCTGGGTTTATTTAAACCTGCTCTGCAACATGGCCCAGCTGCATATGCTCAACGTCGCGCCCGACTACATTCGCAGCGCCGTTTCCGAGAGGAGCACGAAGTTTCAGCTATCGCCTGACGGTCGCAAAATTCGATGGCGGGGAGGAACCGAAGGGACGAAGTTCAGTAGCGACAGCTCAGGGGACACCTCTCAGACCAGCCCTTCGGAAGGGTCCGATCCGGACGCAGAGACCGGGCACACGAACAAGCGCAAACGCCGACATGCATCCAAGAGCGGATTGTCCTCCGCAGGCCAGAACCCATCGGACCACCTGGGATTGGGATTGAAAGTTTCGTCCGCTGACAGTTTCCACTACCAACCGCTCTTTGTGCACCATTCGTCCTCAGGCGAGCAAACTTCCCAAGATGATACGAGCTCTTCATTCGGTGCCGGCGATGACAGTAACAGAGGAGAGTCGCGATGGGGAAATAGTGGGTCAGGATCGGCTCGGCGGAAGAGGCGCCGCCTTGATGGTGCCATCATCTACTACAGTGGTGCCCCCTTCTGCATGGATCTATCTGGTGACCCTGGAGACACGTCTCCGTCATACTTGAATTCTACAGGTCAGGATGAACAGACGTCTAGCGCAGACTCTTCGAGGCCAGCACCGTGCCGCACGGAATCCGGATCAGCGCTCCCCTACCGGCCCTTGACCGACGGCGAAAATGCTCCAAGCGTGGCAGTTGCAACGGAAGCAGGTTCTGTTGACAATGCGATGGACATTGAGGCCGATTTTCCGTGGTCCAACGTTTCTCAAGACGTTGCTGGTACCAAGTTGGATGCATGCGGGCTGGGCGGAGTCATTCCAGACGATCATTTCATGGTTGTTGCCACTACAAAGAGACCCAAGACCGATATGCTACCGCCAGTCTCGTCCAAGGTCGATCCCAAAAACGTCACTAGGATCGTCAACAGGATCACATCTCCGTTAGGATCTTCGTCGCAGGCCGAGCTTCGCAACACCGAATCCAAAAGGCGTTCACCCATCAGTATCGAGTACACGTCCAGAGCTATCAGAAAGCTGAACCCTACACCTTTGCCTCCCCCAGGCATGTATTTCTCGTTCGACAGCGATACTTCCGAGACTTCAGACGAATATGACTCGGAGTTTGACGCCCTACCCAGAGCACCGGGTGGGAGTCGGCCTTACCCGACCACATTTGAGAGCCAATACCCTGACAATGTCGAGATGTCCAgtgacgatgaggaggatgtTGAGCCGGATGATGGAGACGAACCGCTGGGTAGATTAAGCGAGGAGAGCAGCGATGAAGTTACGATTCCTATCCTCCCTCACGAGATTCGGCGCGCCAGTAGCAGCAgcgctgtcgccgccgccggaacGGTTAGAGGTCGCAGCAAGAGTTTGAGTGCCGAGCTCCCTGCCGCTTCGGGCAGTTCGGTCGCTACCGCTGGTGGTGCCGAGAGCGGCTATAGCAGTGGCTGTGAGGAGAGTGGTTGA
- a CDS encoding Putative oligomeric Golgi complex, subunit 3 protein, which yields MYDDSWYSFVPDVAKKATSAAPGPGHRRKESLLQQSNGIPQASSAPETLDEILEGVEDRNTPPEATVLRRAKSYSDFYHVVRAQLAKDEQRKKRRRRKDKIWDALDIAADTTDSKTDHRPVLSLYEDELREASQQEYLLYNDQLTLTERHLDTLIDDTNAALKLLTTLSESFQSVEAQTSSFQSQCEDLLSEQRRLEKLADEVGTDLHFYAYLDNVSRRLNAPGAGRLVDDDSFGEILRNLDSCIGFMSKHTNYRDAESYLARYEALLTKALHLLEVGFTNRLESISSEISSLIAGTKSEATRHAVAYGRFEEMILDSYSLIPNVHKVGSSVYDQYGLPIASVAKDIYSNTTSNLFSSYLGFRDRDLKPIVQHDQDEFKKEIKDLSVETASRNYIKQSFERAFNEANLFSKIFGLDLQWSSDPESAYGVLKSNQRSLVNPANLVQIAANLQSALQTADLDTICSVVGWLTNEYLVLDYDEEESPFARQCRELSARLLTEHLWVFTDSAFEGEITKTIAKAVVKDETLTIGPVINGVSSSNAFPPVKQALKLLAMYDQAMPKERSQKNSQVVFKIVRETIQILQRAEARIKSIRAGTDADLFMVKNLLIIKNELVSLEIGDIRGDAAAMQHFGHIWDNLSPQSWVGFVSNIIGGSLWSRAAPQQASVTAKTLTVEDMSEQLDELLRQSIVAFTQRWGALTNDARARKPGVKPIGKVEKELDEVLQRAFSNQPEVIAKLKEAIQINAQAQEAAQEEKKGIRRY from the exons TTTACCACGTTGTTCGAGCTCAATTGGCCAAGGATGAGCAGAGAAAGAAGCGCAGACGGAGGAAGGACAAGATATGGGATGCCTTGGATATTGCGGCCGACACCACCGACTCCAAGACAGACCACCGCCCAGTTCTGAGCCTGTATGAGGATGAATTGCGTGAGGCTAGCCAGCAGGAGTATTT ACTTTACAACGACCAGCTCACCCTCACCGAACGACACCTCGATACACTCATCGACGACACAAACGCAGCGCTGAAGCTCCTGACGACGCTGTCCGAGTCATTCCAATCCGTCGAGGCACAGACGAGCTCGTTCCAGTCTCAGTGCGAGGACCTTTTGTCGGAACAGCGTaggctcgagaagctggcagATGAAGTCGGCACCGATCTCCACTTCTACGCCTACCTCGACAACGTCTCCAGGAGACTCAATGCCCCTGGTGCTGGACGGTTGGTTGACGACGACTCTTTTGGCGAGATTCTGAGGAACCTAGACTCCTGCATTGGCTTCATGTCAAAACAC ACAAACTACCGCGATGCCGAGTCGTACCTGGCTCGCTATGAAGCATTGTTGACCAAGGCGCTCCACCTGCTCGAAGTGGGCTTCACCAACCGGTTGGAAAGCATATCGTCCGAGATCTCTAGCCTGATTGCGGGAACCAAGTCAGAGGCTACTCGACACGCGGTCGCATATGGACGTTTCGAGGAGATGATACTCGACTCGTACTCTTTAATCCCTAATGTCCACAAGGTCGGGAGCAGTGTGTACGATCAATATGGCCTTCCGATCGCCAGTGTTGCCAAGGATATCTATTCCAACACCACTAGCAACCTCTTCAGCTCTTATCTGGGTTTCCGGGACCGCGACCTTAAGCCCATTGTGCAGCATGATCAGGACGAGTTCAAGAAGGAGATCAAAGACCTATCCGTCGAGACAGCCTCGAGGAATTACATCAAACAGAGCTTTGAGCGCGCTTTCAATGAGGCCAATTTGTTCTCCAAGATCTTTGGCCTGGACCTGCAGTGGAGTTCTGACCCAGAATCGGCCTACGGGGTCCTCAAATCCAACCAGAGGTCTCTTGTCAACCCGGCAAACCTCGTGCAGATAGCCGCCAACCTACAGTCAGCGTTACAAACGGCAGACCTGGACACTATTTGCAGCGTTGTGGGATGGCTGACCAACGAGTATCTGGTCCTCGACTacgacgaagaagaatcACCTTTCGCGCGCCAGTGTCGAGAGCTCAGCGCCAGGCTGCTGACCGAACATCTCTGGGTCTTTACAGACAGCGCATTCGAAGGGGAGATCACTAAGACGATCGCGAAGGCTGTGGTGAAGGATGAAACCCTGACCATCGGGCCTGTCATCAATGGCGTCTCTTCCTCGAACGCCTTCCCGCCTGTCAAACAAGCACTTAAACTCCTGGCCATGTACGACCAGGCCATGCCCAAGGAACGAAGC CAAAAAAATAGCCAAGTCGTCTTCAAGATCGTTCGTGAAACCATTCAGATACTCCAACGCGCCGAAGCCCGTATCAAGTCCATCAGAGCGGGAACAGACGCCGACTTATTTATGGTAAAAAATCTTCTCATCATCAAGAATGAGCTCGTATCTCTCGAGATCGGCGACATCCGAGGCGACGCAGCGGCAATGCAGCACTTCGGCCACATTTGGGACAACCTGAGCCCCCAGAGCTGGGTGGGCTTCGTCAGCAACATCATCGGCGGCTCCCTCTGGTCGCGTGCCGCGCCGCAGCAAGCATCCGTCACGGCCAAGACACTTACGGTCGAAGACATGAGCGAGCAGCTGGATGAGCTGCTGAGGCAGTCTATCGTCGCCTTTACCCAGCGATGGGGCGCCTTGACGAACGATGCCCGCGCTAGGAAGCCGGGCGTGAAGCCGATCGGCAAGGTTGAGaaggagctggacgaggtGCTTCAGAGAGCTTTCAGTAATCAGCCCGAGGTCATTGCGAAGCTGAAGGAAGCTATCCAGATTAACGCGCAGGCGCAGGAGGCGGCgcaagaggaaaagaagggaatCAGACGGTACTAG